The genome window ACCCACATGTTTGATCTGTTGCAGCCCTATCCAGGCGTGGTTGTCCTGCACGACTTTTTTCTGAGCAGCGTACTGGCTCATGAAGAAATGACAGGGGCCATACCCGGGATGTGGACACGTGCCCTGTATCAGTCGCACGGTTACAATGCTGTTCAGATGCGCTTTTCTAAAAATGGGATTGAACAAGCAAAATTGCGCTACCCTTGCAATCTTCAGGTACTGCAGAACGCTCTTGGGATAATAGTGCACTCCGATTACTCTAAGCGATTGGCGAAAAAATGGTATGGTGAGAACGCCGCCTGTGACTGGGTTGTTATTCCGCTCCTGCGCGTCCCTGCGCCCGATGCGGATCGCCTCAAGGCGCGCGGGCAGTTAGGTCTTGCCCATGACGCATTTCTAGTGTGCAGCTTTGGCATGCTCGATCCGACCAAATTGAACCATCGTCTCCTTCAGGCATGGCTTGCCTCATCCCTGTCCAAAGATGGGCGCTGCAACCTGGTGTTCGTGGGCCAAAATCACGGCGGTGACTACGGGGCCCAGCTTTTAAAGACCATAAAAAAAAGCGGCCTTGAAAGGCGTATCCGCATTACGGGTTGGGCAGACGCCGATACCTTCCGCCGGTATCTACAGGCGGCGGATGTGGCTGTGCAACTGCGCACGCTCTCCCGCGGAGAAACATCAGGGACGGTGTTGGACTGCATGAATCACGGGCTTGCCACCATCGTCAATGCCCACGGCAGCATGGCGGAATTGCCGAAGGATGCGGTATGGATGCTACCCGATGAATTTGAAGAAAAAGAACTTGTTCAGGCGCTCGAAACGCTGTGGAAGGATGATGACCTGCGGCGGTCGCTGGGGCAAAAGGCAAAGGAGATCATTTTAACCCGCCATAGTCCTTCAGGATGCGCCAGACAGTATTTCGAGGCAATAGAAAACTTTTATGCCAGGTCGCAAACTGAAATCTGTAATTTAGTCAAGGCTATTGCGACCGTTGATGGACATCATCCAACAAGAGATGAATTGGCTGCGATTGCAACATCTATCGCTCGATCCATTTGTGCAAAGCCCCAAATCAAGCAGATCCTGCTGGATGTCACGGCTACGGCTCGAAATGATCTCAAAACCGGCATTGAGAGGGTTGCCAGGGCCATCCTTCGAACACTTATTGAATCGCCGCCTTCGGATCATCGTATTGAGCCTGTGTATTTGACGAATGAAGGCGGTTTCTGGCACTATCGCTATGCCCGTCGCTATACGTTAGGATCTTTAGGATGTCCTCAAAACGCATTAGACGACGAGATAGTTGACCTGCAAAGTGGTGATGTGGTGCTTGGCTTGGACATATCAGGAGATACGCTTGTTCACGCCGGTCGTTCAGGCCTTTTTGCCCACTGCAGGGCTTCGGGGGTTAAAATATATTTTCTCGTTCATGACATATTGCCCATAACCCTTCCTGGATTTTTCCCTCCTGGCGCGAATGCGCGCTTTGAAGCCTGGCTTCAGACTGTTACGTCTTGTGACGGAGCGGTTTGTGTATCAAAAGCAACGGCAGAATCACTTGTTGAATGGTTGAAAAACCTTGGCCCTCATCGCCATCGACCCTTTAGAATAGCCTGGAATCACCATGGCGCAGATATAAAGGATTCTATCCCTTCGCGGGGGATGCCGGACAGTGCACAGCATGTACTGGAAGAACTTGCCAACCGGCCGAGTTTCCTTATGGTGGGCACCATCGAGCCTCGAAAGGGTTATCTGCAATCTCTGCAAGCGTTTACTCAATTGTGGAATAGGGGCGTTGATATCAATCTCGTCATTGTGGGTAAAGAGGGGTGGAAGGATGTCCCAGAGGCTATGCGAAGGACGATTCCTCAGATCATGCAAACCATCCGCTCCCATCCTGAACTTGGCAAGCACCTCTTTTGGCTCGAGGGCATCAGCGACGAATATCTGGAGAAGGTCTATGCCGCCTCCACATGTTTGATCATGGCAAGCGAGGGCGAAGGCTTCGGGCTTCCGCTCATAGAATCTGCCCGCCACAAACTTCCCATCATTGCGCGGGACATTCCGGTCTTTCGAGAGGTGGCGGGTGAGCACGCCTTTTATTTCCCGAACGATAAATCGCCTGAGGTGCTGGCCCAGGCCATAATGGAGTGGCTTGAACTTTACAAGGAAGGTAAGCATCCCAAATCCGAAGGAATGCCATACCTTACATGGAAGGAAAGCGCTCAAAACCTTCTGAATATCATATTGAACAACAAGTGGGCCTATGAGGTCATGCCATATGGAACGATTAGGCCAGGTGTGATCTGTAATCATAAGAGCCACAGGCTGGAGTGGTCAGGGGGCTGGAGCAACCCAGAAAAGCACTTTCGCTGGACCGACGGACACGAGGCTAAACTCAGGTTTTATATAGCCCCAGAGGAGGTCACGAAATGCACAAGGTTTCGCCTGCTTCTCAATACGCTGGGAAAACAACAAATGGAAGTATGCCTAAACGACAGCCTGAGCTTTAGCGGCGTGATTGAAGGGGTCGACAGGGAACTTATTATCGAAACAGCGTCTTTTTGTTCAGGTCTCAATAGGCTTCTTTTCAGGCTGCCCAATGCCAGGCAACCGAATAATGCCGATTCGAGGATGCTCGCAATTGCTTTGAAAGAATTCGTAATACTATCAGCACAACAAGGAGGCCGAAACAGTGAATAGAAAGTTGTTTTTTGACCACATTCCAAAGACCGCCGGAACCAGTCTGCAGCAGTTTTTTGTGGAGGCCTTCGGAAAAGAAAAGGTGACAGAAACCTTAAGGGGATTAAAGTATCAGCACGCCCTATCTGTCTATGCGAATCG of Dissulfurimicrobium hydrothermale contains these proteins:
- a CDS encoding glycosyltransferase, giving the protein MRIVLDMQGAQTESRFRGIGRYTMSLAKAIARNRGEHEIILALSGLFPETIEPIRAEFDGLLPQENIRVWQAPGPVQECQPGNEWRRKVAEHIREAFLASLRPDIIHVFSLFEGYVDDAVTSIGLFDSDTPVSVTLYDLIPLLHAGLYLDPNPLYKAYYMRKLEHLKKASLLLAISESSRKEAIEHLGFPEDAVVDVSTAVDECFRPLALSKEEEERIRRKFGILKPFVLYTGGIDHRKNIEGLIRAYAGLSEKLRDGYQLVMAGKMPEGERRRLLALAQQYGLKSNEIIFTGYVSDEDLVRLYNLCTVFVFPSLHEGFGLPALEAMACGAAVIGSNTTSIPEVIGREDALFDPHKDDAIAEKLELVLTDEDFRRELQHHGIEQAKRFSWDESARWAIAAFEAFYAKKADQPVLVKPARRPKLAYISPLPPERSGISDYSAELLPELAKYYDIEVIVAQKDVSDPWIKANCPVRSVEWFRQNAWSYDRVLYHFGNSPFHTHMFDLLQPYPGVVVLHDFFLSSVLAHEEMTGAIPGMWTRALYQSHGYNAVQMRFSKNGIEQAKLRYPCNLQVLQNALGIIVHSDYSKRLAKKWYGENAACDWVVIPLLRVPAPDADRLKARGQLGLAHDAFLVCSFGMLDPTKLNHRLLQAWLASSLSKDGRCNLVFVGQNHGGDYGAQLLKTIKKSGLERRIRITGWADADTFRRYLQAADVAVQLRTLSRGETSGTVLDCMNHGLATIVNAHGSMAELPKDAVWMLPDEFEEKELVQALETLWKDDDLRRSLGQKAKEIILTRHSPSGCARQYFEAIENFYARSQTEICNLVKAIATVDGHHPTRDELAAIATSIARSICAKPQIKQILLDVTATARNDLKTGIERVARAILRTLIESPPSDHRIEPVYLTNEGGFWHYRYARRYTLGSLGCPQNALDDEIVDLQSGDVVLGLDISGDTLVHAGRSGLFAHCRASGVKIYFLVHDILPITLPGFFPPGANARFEAWLQTVTSCDGAVCVSKATAESLVEWLKNLGPHRHRPFRIAWNHHGADIKDSIPSRGMPDSAQHVLEELANRPSFLMVGTIEPRKGYLQSLQAFTQLWNRGVDINLVIVGKEGWKDVPEAMRRTIPQIMQTIRSHPELGKHLFWLEGISDEYLEKVYAASTCLIMASEGEGFGLPLIESARHKLPIIARDIPVFREVAGEHAFYFPNDKSPEVLAQAIMEWLELYKEGKHPKSEGMPYLTWKESAQNLLNIILNNKWAYEVMPYGTIRPGVICNHKSHRLEWSGGWSNPEKHFRWTDGHEAKLRFYIAPEEVTKCTRFRLLLNTLGKQQMEVCLNDSLSFSGVIEGVDRELIIETASFCSGLNRLLFRLPNARQPNNADSRMLAIALKEFVILSAQQGGRNSE